From uncultured Draconibacterium sp.:
TGGTTTTGAATTCAACAGCTTATCGAACCAAGCCGGTGCTTTCCTGAAAACCGGGTAAACCTGCTTTAGATAAGTACTGATTGCACCATAAAAAATCGGGATGTCGGAAATGTCGTGTTCATCGGAAAAAAGCGGCAAATACATGGGAATCTTCACCACCTGGTGATCCAGTTTTCGCAAAGCATCCACGTATTTACTGTCGCGCAGGCAATTACCGCAATAAAAGCTGCCACCTGATCCGGGTATGATTTGAATTATATTCATGCTCTAATTATTTAGAAGCCGGAAGAATGAAAAGGCAATTATTCGCCAAAACAATAAATGTTTCCATCGTAAGCTCCCACAAAAAGCTGACCGTTGGCCACAGCAGGGTTACTAATGATCTGGCTTCCTATTTCATAAGTCCAAACAGGCTTTCCATCCGAAAGGTTCACAATGGCCAAATCGCCACGCATATTCGCCACAACTACCTTATTTTTAACAATTACCGGAGAGGCTTCCACTTGCCGTCCGGTATTGTATTCCCAAAGTTTCTCTCCTGTATTTTTGTTGAAACAATACAAAAACTTATTGTGGTTGGCCGTTAAAACTTTATCGCCAATTAAAGCGGGCGAAGCAATAAACTGCAAGTTGGTTTTTTCGTCAGACCACACCCAGGTTGTTTTGTCATTTTCTATATCAACCTGAAAAAAACGTCCATCATAATCACCAACATAAGCTTTATTGTTTTCTATGGTAACCGACCCGGCAACATAGGTCGCCACATCAATTTTTTCTACCAATTTTCCTGTTGTTACGTCCACCACGTGAAGGTATCCGTCGCAGCCACCAAATATAGCTTTTCCATCAGCGCAAGCTGCTGCTCCGTTAATGAAGTTATCCGACTCATATTTCCATTTTAACTCACCGGTTTTGGCATCAACACAATGAAGGTAGTAATCGTAACTGCCCATAAAAATATAGGTTGTACCATCTTCAGACCACCAGTTTGCCGAACCGATAATTTGGTTTTCACATTCGTAATCCCACAATTTTTCGCCGTTATCAAGATTGAGTGCAAAAAGCATCCCATCCAAATTACCTACATAGACTGTATTATCAAGAATGAGCGCGGGTGCTTCGATTGAATTTTCAGTATTGAATTTCCACAATAATTTTCCAGAAGTATCAACACAGTATACAAAACCATCGGTAGAACCAATCACCACTTTGTTGTTCGCAACTACCGGTGCCGACTTGATGTTGTCGCCGGTTTCGAAAGTCCATAAAAGTTTTGGATAATCAGGCAGTGTGGTTTTTGAGACACCGGTCAAGTGCTGCTCACCGCGAAAAATGGGCCACGAATCAGATGGCTGAGCAACAGCTCCAAAACTCAAAATGATTAAAAAAGCTACTATCCAATACTTCATATATTCTTTGATTTGCGAATATTGATTAACGAATTTCGATTGCAGATTTACTTCTAAAATCGTTAATCAACATTCATCATTCTTTTTTCTTCAACGATATCGCTCCCGTCGGACAACCTTCAGCAACTTTTCGTGCAGTTTCTGTCAATCCCAGTTTCAGGTCTTCGTTAAACGGAACGCCAATCTCCACATCAAATCCTCTGCCAATAAATGTAAAACCAAATTTCTCCTTATACTTTCCAGTGAGGCGCACACAAATTCCGCACTTAATACATTTTTGAGATTCGTAAACCACCAAATCATGATTGATCTGTTTTGTAATCTTCCGGCGTTCGCTGGTTTTAAATCGCTTCTGATCCACCTGATACTGATCGGAATATTCACGTAATTTACAATTATCAATGGCACGGCAATCGCAATGCAAACATCGTTTTGCTTCGGCAATGGCTTCTTCCCGCGTAAATCCGGCATTTTTACCTTGCTCAGGAATCTTGCGTTTACCTTCTACCGACTCTTTTAAGTATTCGGCAAACTCGTCGGCAACCATCTTTCCAAAACGAGAATTAAATAAACGTGGTTCACCTGTTATCTCTTGTCCGGACAAAAATTGCATAACAGAAAATGCCACTTCTTTTCCCTGACCAACTGAGCGAACTGCCAATCTTGATGAACGCAAAACATTCCCGATGGCATATACTTTTTCGTCGGAAGTTTGATAAGTTGTTTTATCTACCA
This genomic window contains:
- a CDS encoding PQQ-binding-like beta-propeller repeat protein, yielding MKYWIVAFLIILSFGAVAQPSDSWPIFRGEQHLTGVSKTTLPDYPKLLWTFETGDNIKSAPVVANNKVVIGSTDGFVYCVDTSGKLLWKFNTENSIEAPALILDNTVYVGNLDGMLFALNLDNGEKLWDYECENQIIGSANWWSEDGTTYIFMGSYDYYLHCVDAKTGELKWKYESDNFINGAAACADGKAIFGGCDGYLHVVDVTTGKLVEKIDVATYVAGSVTIENNKAYVGDYDGRFFQVDIENDKTTWVWSDEKTNLQFIASPALIGDKVLTANHNKFLYCFNKNTGEKLWEYNTGRQVEASPVIVKNKVVVANMRGDLAIVNLSDGKPVWTYEIGSQIISNPAVANGQLFVGAYDGNIYCFGE